A single Methylobacterium sp. 17Sr1-1 DNA region contains:
- a CDS encoding DUF3616 domain-containing protein produces the protein MPRPLPLLALLVSSLAVSAASAEPVKVGPLLEHRGMCEASGAVPYPRGSFGDRFLVVDDESTVVMLYRAGASGDALPLAGSDLGPQLGLGPEDRKADLESATWLGSDLYVLGSHSRRRGGKQSPGRGRLAAVTVADTDGPGLAPKGRAVKGLPQAFAALSPLFAERIGLDVSARDDLDPKRKGFNIEGMAPRPDGKSLWLGLRNPLDTDANALLVALENPAEAVAGAAPRLGTPVALDLKGRGIRDIAYAPQARTYFILAGGAGGGGEPFDLYRWSGDPADRPARVEGAAAAFAPIPDFQPEALLVSPAGDRVQVLSDDGEALGSDGRPCEESRDGKRFRSLTLDLK, from the coding sequence ATGCCCCGCCCCCTGCCGCTCCTCGCGCTCCTGGTCTCGTCCCTCGCGGTCTCCGCCGCCTCGGCCGAGCCGGTGAAGGTGGGGCCACTGCTGGAGCATCGCGGGATGTGCGAGGCCTCGGGCGCGGTGCCGTATCCGCGCGGGAGCTTCGGTGACCGGTTCCTGGTGGTCGACGACGAATCGACGGTGGTGATGCTCTACCGGGCCGGGGCGAGCGGCGACGCGCTGCCGCTGGCGGGCAGCGATCTGGGTCCGCAACTCGGCCTCGGGCCAGAGGACCGCAAGGCCGACCTCGAATCCGCGACCTGGCTCGGCTCCGACCTCTACGTGCTCGGTTCCCACAGCCGCCGGCGCGGCGGCAAGCAGAGCCCCGGCCGCGGCCGCCTCGCCGCCGTGACGGTGGCGGACACGGACGGCCCCGGCCTCGCCCCGAAGGGCCGCGCGGTGAAGGGGCTGCCGCAGGCCTTCGCCGCCCTGTCGCCCCTGTTCGCGGAGCGGATCGGGCTCGACGTATCGGCCCGGGACGACCTCGACCCCAAGCGCAAGGGCTTCAACATCGAGGGGATGGCGCCGCGGCCGGACGGCAAGTCGCTCTGGCTCGGCCTGCGCAACCCCCTCGACACCGACGCCAACGCCCTGCTGGTGGCGCTGGAGAACCCGGCCGAAGCGGTGGCCGGCGCCGCCCCGCGCCTCGGCACCCCGGTCGCGCTGGATCTCAAGGGCCGCGGCATCCGGGACATCGCCTACGCGCCCCAGGCCAGGACCTACTTCATCCTGGCGGGCGGAGCCGGCGGCGGCGGCGAGCCGTTCGACCTCTACCGCTGGTCGGGCGATCCGGCGGACAGGCCCGCGCGGGTCGAGGGTGCCGCGGCGGCCTTCGCGCCGATTCCCGATTTTCAGCCGGAGGCCTTGCTGGTCAGCCCGGCCGGCGACCGGGTCCAGGTGCTGAGCGACGACGGCGAGGCCCTCGGCTCCGACGGCAGGCCGTGCGAGGAGTCGCGGGACGGCAAGCGGTTCCGGAGCCTGACGCTCGACCTGAAGTAG
- the moaD gene encoding molybdopterin converting factor subunit 1 has translation MKLVYFAWVRERIGRPEETLDLPPEVTTVADLVAWLRGRGEEYAYAFETDGVVRAAVDRVHAKPGTALAGASEVAFFPPMTGG, from the coding sequence ATGAAGCTCGTCTATTTCGCCTGGGTCCGCGAGCGGATCGGCCGCCCCGAGGAAACCCTCGACCTGCCGCCGGAGGTGACGACGGTCGCCGACCTCGTCGCGTGGCTGAGGGGCCGCGGCGAGGAATACGCCTACGCCTTCGAGACGGACGGCGTGGTCCGCGCCGCCGTCGACCGGGTCCATGCCAAGCCCGGGACCGCGCTCGCCGGCGCGAGCGAGGTGGCGTTCTTCCCGCCGATGACCGGGGGGTGA
- the sucD gene encoding succinate--CoA ligase subunit alpha: MSILIDETTRILVQGITGDKGSFHAREMIEYGTRVVAGVTPGKGGRTEHGVPVFDTVRQAVQETGAEASITFVAPPFAADAIMEAADAGIRLICSITDGIPAQDMMRVKRYLRRYPRERRPMVVGPNCAGIISPGKAMLGIMPGHIYLKGNVGVISRSGTLGYEAAAQMKAVGLGISTSVGIGGDPINGSSFLDHLALFEADPDTAAVLMIGEIGGPQEAEAASWIQANMRKPVVGFVAGLTAPKGRKMGHAGAIISAAGDSAAEKAEIMRSFGLTVAPSPGAFGTTMAQVMAERRKAA, from the coding sequence ATGAGCATCCTGATCGACGAGACGACCCGGATCCTGGTCCAGGGCATCACCGGGGACAAGGGCAGCTTCCACGCCCGCGAGATGATCGAGTACGGCACGCGGGTCGTCGCCGGCGTCACTCCGGGCAAGGGCGGGCGCACAGAGCACGGCGTGCCGGTCTTCGACACGGTGCGCCAGGCGGTGCAGGAGACGGGGGCCGAAGCGAGCATCACCTTCGTCGCCCCGCCGTTTGCCGCCGACGCCATCATGGAGGCGGCGGATGCCGGCATCCGGCTGATCTGCTCGATCACCGACGGGATTCCGGCCCAGGACATGATGCGGGTCAAGCGCTACCTCCGGCGCTATCCGCGGGAGCGCCGGCCGATGGTGGTGGGGCCGAACTGCGCCGGCATCATCTCCCCCGGCAAGGCGATGCTCGGCATCATGCCGGGCCACATCTACCTGAAAGGCAATGTCGGGGTGATCTCGCGCTCCGGGACGCTCGGCTACGAGGCCGCGGCGCAGATGAAGGCGGTGGGCCTCGGCATCTCGACCTCGGTCGGCATCGGCGGCGATCCGATCAACGGCTCGTCGTTCCTCGACCACCTCGCCCTGTTCGAGGCGGATCCCGACACCGCCGCCGTGTTGATGATCGGCGAGATCGGCGGGCCGCAGGAGGCCGAGGCCGCTTCGTGGATCCAGGCGAACATGAGGAAGCCCGTGGTCGGCTTCGTCGCCGGGCTCACGGCGCCCAAGGGCCGCAAGATGGGTCACGCCGGCGCGATCATCTCGGCGGCCGGCGACAGCGCCGCCGAGAAGGCCGAGATCATGCGCTCCTTCGGCCTCACCGTGGCGCCGAGCCCGGGCGCCTTCGGCACCACCATGGCGCAGGTGATGGCGGAACGCCGCAAGGCGGCGTGA
- a CDS encoding malate--CoA ligase subunit beta → MDVHEYQAKELLASFGVPIPKGAVAFSPDQAVYAATELGGGHWAVKAQIHAGARGKAGGIRLCRTTHEVRDAATDLLGRRLVTQQTGPEGKPVQRVYIETADPFERELYLGIVLDRKVERVRVVASKSGGMDIEEIAATDPEALLQVVVEPAVGLQPFEARELAFRLGLNIKQVGAAVKTIMSAYRAFRDCDAVMLEINPLVVTRDDRVLALDAKMSFDDNALFRRRAIADMHDPSQSDPREAQAAEHNLNYIGLDGEIGCIVNGAGLAMATMDMIKHAGGEPANFLDVGGGASPQRVATAFRLVLSDPNVRAILVNIFAGINRCDWIAEGVVQAAREVKIGVPLVVRLAGTNVEAGKAILEQSGLDLITADTLTEAAEKAVAAIRTRN, encoded by the coding sequence ATGGACGTGCACGAATACCAGGCCAAGGAGCTGCTCGCGAGCTTCGGCGTGCCGATCCCGAAGGGCGCCGTCGCCTTCAGCCCCGATCAGGCGGTCTACGCCGCGACCGAGCTGGGAGGCGGGCACTGGGCGGTGAAGGCGCAGATCCATGCCGGCGCCCGCGGCAAGGCCGGGGGCATCCGGCTGTGCCGCACCACCCACGAGGTCCGCGATGCCGCGACCGACCTGTTGGGCCGTCGCCTCGTCACGCAGCAGACCGGCCCCGAGGGCAAGCCGGTGCAGCGGGTCTATATCGAGACCGCCGACCCGTTCGAGCGCGAACTCTATCTCGGCATCGTCCTCGACCGGAAGGTCGAGCGGGTGCGGGTCGTGGCCTCGAAATCCGGCGGCATGGACATCGAGGAGATCGCCGCGACCGATCCGGAGGCGCTGCTCCAGGTGGTGGTGGAGCCGGCGGTCGGCCTCCAGCCCTTTGAGGCACGCGAGCTCGCCTTTCGCCTCGGCCTCAACATCAAGCAGGTCGGCGCCGCCGTGAAGACGATCATGAGCGCCTACCGCGCGTTCCGCGATTGCGACGCCGTGATGCTGGAGATCAACCCGCTGGTCGTGACCCGGGACGACCGGGTGCTGGCGCTGGACGCCAAGATGTCGTTCGACGACAACGCGCTCTTCCGGCGCCGCGCCATCGCCGACATGCACGATCCCTCGCAGAGCGACCCGCGCGAGGCCCAGGCCGCCGAGCACAACCTGAACTACATCGGCCTCGACGGCGAGATCGGCTGCATCGTCAACGGCGCCGGCCTCGCCATGGCGACGATGGACATGATCAAGCATGCCGGCGGCGAGCCGGCGAACTTCCTCGATGTCGGCGGCGGCGCCTCGCCGCAGCGGGTCGCGACCGCCTTCCGCCTCGTCCTCTCCGACCCGAACGTGCGGGCGATCCTGGTCAACATCTTCGCGGGCATCAACCGCTGCGACTGGATCGCCGAGGGCGTCGTCCAGGCCGCCCGCGAGGTGAAGATCGGCGTGCCGCTGGTGGTGCGGCTCGCCGGCACCAACGTCGAGGCCGGCAAGGCGATCCTGGAGCAGAGCGGCCTCGACCTCATCACCGCCGACACCCTGACGGAGGCCGCCGAGAAGGCGGTGGCCGCCATCCGCACCCGGAACTGA
- a CDS encoding metal ABC transporter substrate-binding protein, protein MGRLGIGTLLLALGLAWIVPARAQEPARQEPVQQETVRVVATFSILGDLVRQVGGSRVAVTTLVGPNGDAHSFVPAPADAQAVAAARLVVVNGLGFEGWIDRLIKASGTKAKVVVAAKGIVPIEEDDDGHGPDHGHSHAADPHAWQNVANTRTYVANIRDGLASADPEGRAAYQANATAYLAQLDALDAEVRKAVAGIPEARRRIVTTHDAFGYFARAYGLRFVAPQGVSSQSEATARDVAAIVRQVRRDRIPAVFLENISDPRLMQQIAREGGAKAGGRVFSDALSEPGGPAPTYLEMMRHNVREFVAALGG, encoded by the coding sequence ATGGGCAGGCTGGGAATCGGAACGCTGCTGCTGGCTCTGGGCCTCGCCTGGATCGTCCCGGCGCGGGCACAGGAGCCCGCCCGGCAAGAACCCGTCCAGCAAGAGACCGTCCGCGTGGTGGCGACCTTCTCGATCCTGGGCGATCTCGTGCGGCAGGTCGGGGGATCGCGGGTCGCCGTCACCACGCTCGTCGGGCCGAACGGCGACGCGCACAGCTTCGTGCCGGCCCCGGCGGACGCCCAGGCCGTGGCGGCGGCGCGGCTCGTGGTGGTGAACGGCCTCGGCTTCGAGGGCTGGATCGACCGGCTGATCAAGGCCTCCGGCACCAAGGCCAAGGTCGTCGTCGCCGCGAAGGGCATCGTCCCGATCGAGGAGGACGACGACGGCCACGGCCCGGATCATGGGCATTCGCACGCCGCCGATCCGCATGCCTGGCAGAACGTCGCCAATACCCGGACTTACGTCGCCAATATCCGCGACGGGCTGGCGAGCGCCGATCCCGAGGGCAGGGCGGCCTACCAGGCCAATGCGACGGCCTACCTCGCGCAGCTCGACGCCCTCGATGCCGAGGTGCGCAAGGCGGTCGCCGGTATTCCGGAGGCGCGCCGGCGCATCGTCACCACCCACGACGCCTTCGGGTACTTCGCCAGGGCCTATGGGCTACGCTTCGTCGCCCCCCAGGGCGTGTCGAGCCAGAGCGAGGCCACCGCCCGCGACGTCGCGGCGATCGTGCGGCAGGTCCGCCGCGACAGGATCCCGGCGGTGTTCCTCGAGAACATCTCCGATCCGCGGCTGATGCAGCAGATCGCCCGGGAGGGCGGCGCCAAGGCGGGCGGCCGGGTCTTCTCCGACGCCCTGTCCGAGCCCGGCGGCCCCGCGCCGACCTATCTCGAGATGATGCGCCACAACGTTCGGGAGTTCGTGGCGGCCCTGGGCGGGTGA
- the pgsA gene encoding CDP-diacylglycerol--glycerol-3-phosphate 3-phosphatidyltransferase has product MNVVVPRRRSTALNLANLLTYGRLVAVPVVVALLFWPQDDTARWIAVAVFVAAAITDYLDGYVARTYSQSSALGRMLDPIADKLLVAASLLMLCADGTIRGWSLWAAIVILCREILVSGLREYLAELKVGVPVSRVAKWKTAVQLVALGVLIAGPAGERVLPGNGTLGLVLLWLAAALTLYTGYDYMRSGIRHVIDDER; this is encoded by the coding sequence ATGAACGTGGTCGTACCCCGGCGCCGCTCGACGGCCCTGAACCTCGCGAACCTCCTGACCTACGGCCGTCTGGTCGCGGTGCCGGTGGTGGTGGCGCTGCTGTTCTGGCCGCAGGACGACACCGCGCGCTGGATCGCCGTCGCCGTCTTCGTCGCCGCCGCGATCACCGACTACCTCGACGGCTACGTCGCCCGCACCTACTCGCAGAGCTCGGCGCTCGGGCGGATGCTCGACCCGATCGCCGACAAGCTGCTCGTCGCCGCGAGCCTGCTGATGCTCTGCGCCGACGGGACGATCCGCGGCTGGTCGCTCTGGGCCGCGATCGTGATCCTGTGCCGCGAGATCCTGGTCTCAGGGTTGCGCGAGTACCTCGCCGAGCTGAAGGTCGGCGTGCCGGTGAGCCGGGTCGCCAAGTGGAAGACCGCGGTGCAGCTCGTGGCCCTCGGCGTGCTGATCGCCGGCCCCGCCGGCGAGCGGGTGCTGCCGGGCAACGGCACGCTCGGGCTCGTCCTGCTCTGGCTCGCCGCGGCGCTGACGCTCTACACGGGCTACGACTACATGCGCTCCGGCATCCGCCACGTCATCGACGACGAGAGATGA
- a CDS encoding phosphoenolpyruvate carboxylase, with amino-acid sequence MIHTPVPNTSFVPPLITGTDDRVALDVLFRSLVDVCRRHQPELEAVLRGQADIAGLSPELTARALQVRGIWFQLIAIAEQNTAMRRRRHVEREAGRDRLKNAFSAVLARAAARGVPAETVHALLASLRVRPTLTAHPTEAKRVTVLEKFRRIYLILKELEMPRWTERERQALMDDLRDEIELVWMTGELHLEKPTVDREVAWGLHFFDETLFEMLPETLASLEEALAGAYPGARFEVPAFFQFGSWIGGDRDGNPFVTAEVTRRTLRQNALASLRRYRDRVDGLARTLSISARALPVADGFAAALADQLALQPDGEAIARRNPGEPYRQFLTCLSRRLAATIAGLEDEPEQDPTGPGYADADTLIADLRALEEGLTAAGCPSLSANRVRPVRRMVEIFRFSTVRLDIRENTTRTTRALQALWRQGPGSTQEGEPPDVDAPAWTQWLEAELARPLDGPPDLSGLPDEARETLSTFRLVAEMRGSLDREAFGAFVLSMTHSVPDILGVYLLAKTAGVFLDAAGTEICPLPIVPLFETIDDLRAAPAIMRALLKVPVVRRSARQQGGVQEVMIGYSDSNKDGGFVASNWELAKAQRLLTQVGEQAGIGIAFFHGRGGSVSRGGAPTARAIAAQPPGSIRGRFRTTEQGEVVSFKYANRGTAAYQMELLASAVLAHALDGAAPGTPAANPDFDDALEALSGASRAAYARLLTHPDLVTYFGAASPLDEIALLNIGSRPSRRFGARSLADLRAIPWVFAWSQNRHGITGWYGVGSGVKSLLDVRGESGRALLRRMFSESPLFRLIMDEVEKTLLTVDLGLARDFAGLCPDEGAREAVFAMIEAEYRLTCAMVLEVSGAASLAERFPLYRGRLAERLPVLNQVSREQVNLLRRFRAETDETAREALKSALLLSINCVATGFGATG; translated from the coding sequence ATGATCCACACTCCCGTCCCCAACACCTCCTTCGTCCCGCCGCTCATCACCGGCACCGACGACCGCGTCGCCCTCGACGTGCTGTTCCGCTCGCTGGTCGATGTCTGCCGGCGCCACCAGCCGGAGCTGGAGGCGGTGTTGCGCGGGCAGGCGGACATCGCCGGTCTGTCGCCGGAGCTGACCGCGCGGGCGCTGCAGGTCCGGGGCATCTGGTTCCAGCTGATCGCCATCGCCGAGCAGAACACCGCCATGCGCCGGCGCCGCCACGTCGAGCGCGAGGCGGGGCGCGACCGACTGAAGAACGCGTTCAGCGCCGTGCTCGCCCGCGCCGCCGCGCGCGGCGTGCCGGCCGAGACCGTCCACGCGCTGCTGGCGTCGCTGCGCGTGCGCCCGACCCTGACGGCGCACCCGACCGAGGCCAAGCGGGTCACGGTGCTGGAGAAATTCCGGCGGATCTACCTGATCCTGAAGGAGCTGGAGATGCCGCGCTGGACCGAGCGCGAGCGCCAGGCCCTGATGGACGACCTGCGCGACGAGATCGAACTGGTCTGGATGACCGGGGAGCTGCATCTCGAGAAGCCGACCGTCGACCGGGAGGTGGCCTGGGGGCTGCATTTCTTCGACGAGACCCTGTTCGAGATGCTGCCCGAGACCCTGGCCTCACTGGAGGAGGCGCTGGCCGGCGCCTATCCGGGCGCCCGGTTCGAGGTGCCGGCCTTCTTCCAGTTCGGCTCCTGGATCGGCGGCGACCGGGACGGCAACCCCTTCGTCACCGCCGAGGTGACGCGGCGGACGCTCCGGCAGAACGCGCTCGCCAGCCTCCGGCGCTACCGCGATCGCGTCGACGGGCTCGCCCGCACCCTCTCGATCAGCGCCCGCGCCCTGCCGGTCGCCGACGGCTTCGCGGCCGCGCTCGCCGACCAGCTCGCGCTCCAGCCGGATGGGGAGGCCATCGCGCGGCGCAACCCGGGCGAGCCCTACCGCCAGTTTCTGACATGCCTGAGCCGGCGCCTCGCCGCGACGATCGCCGGGCTGGAGGACGAGCCGGAGCAGGATCCCACGGGCCCCGGCTACGCCGACGCCGACACGCTGATCGCCGACCTGCGCGCCCTGGAGGAGGGCCTGACCGCCGCGGGCTGCCCCTCGCTGTCCGCCAACCGGGTGAGGCCGGTGCGCCGGATGGTCGAGATCTTCCGCTTCTCGACCGTGCGGCTCGACATCCGCGAGAACACCACCCGCACCACCCGGGCGCTCCAGGCGCTGTGGCGCCAAGGTCCAGGATCCACGCAGGAGGGCGAGCCGCCGGACGTCGACGCCCCGGCCTGGACGCAATGGCTGGAGGCCGAGCTCGCCCGCCCTCTCGACGGCCCGCCCGATCTCTCCGGCCTGCCCGACGAGGCGCGGGAGACGCTCTCGACCTTCCGGCTGGTGGCCGAGATGCGCGGCAGCCTCGACCGCGAGGCGTTCGGCGCCTTCGTCCTGTCGATGACCCATTCGGTGCCCGACATCCTGGGCGTCTACCTGCTGGCGAAGACGGCAGGCGTGTTCCTCGACGCGGCCGGAACCGAGATCTGTCCGCTGCCGATCGTGCCCCTGTTCGAGACCATCGACGACCTGCGCGCCGCACCGGCGATCATGCGGGCGCTGCTCAAGGTGCCGGTGGTGCGCCGCTCCGCCCGCCAGCAGGGCGGGGTGCAGGAGGTGATGATCGGCTACTCCGATTCGAACAAGGACGGTGGCTTCGTCGCCTCGAACTGGGAGCTGGCGAAGGCGCAGCGGCTCCTGACCCAGGTCGGCGAGCAGGCCGGGATCGGCATCGCGTTCTTCCACGGCCGCGGCGGCTCGGTCAGCCGGGGCGGCGCGCCGACCGCCCGGGCCATCGCCGCCCAGCCGCCGGGCTCGATCCGCGGCCGGTTCCGCACCACCGAGCAGGGCGAGGTGGTGTCGTTCAAGTATGCCAACCGCGGCACCGCCGCCTACCAGATGGAGCTTCTGGCCTCCGCGGTGCTCGCCCACGCCCTCGACGGCGCGGCCCCCGGGACTCCTGCGGCGAACCCGGACTTCGACGATGCGTTGGAGGCGTTGTCGGGTGCCTCGCGGGCGGCCTATGCCCGGCTCCTGACGCATCCGGATCTCGTGACCTATTTCGGCGCCGCGAGCCCGCTCGACGAGATCGCGCTCCTCAACATCGGCTCGCGCCCGTCCCGCCGCTTCGGCGCCCGCAGCCTCGCCGACCTGCGGGCGATCCCGTGGGTCTTCGCCTGGAGCCAGAACCGCCACGGCATCACCGGCTGGTACGGGGTCGGCAGCGGGGTGAAGAGCCTCCTCGACGTGCGGGGTGAATCCGGCCGGGCGCTGCTGCGGCGAATGTTCTCGGAGTCGCCGTTGTTCCGCCTGATCATGGACGAGGTCGAGAAGACGCTCCTCACCGTCGATCTTGGGCTCGCCCGCGACTTCGCCGGCCTGTGCCCGGACGAGGGCGCGCGCGAGGCGGTCTTCGCGATGATCGAGGCGGAGTACCGACTCACCTGCGCGATGGTCCTGGAGGTGAGCGGGGCCGCCAGCCTCGCCGAGCGCTTTCCACTCTATCGCGGACGGCTCGCCGAGCGGCTGCCGGTGCTCAACCAGGTCAGCCGCGAGCAGGTGAACCTCCTGCGCCGCTTCCGGGCCGAGACCGACGAGACGGCGCGCGAGGCGCTGAAATCCGCCCTGCTCCTGTCGATCAACTGCGTCGCCACCGGGTTCGGGGCGACGGGGTGA
- the fchA gene encoding methenyltetrahydrofolate cyclohydrolase: MAQDLRQDLHSEDTIPGFLDALASERPTPGGGGAAAISGAMGAALVSMVCNLTIGKKKYAEVEAEMIATRDRAEALRAELTGMIAEDVSAFNAVMGAYGLPKATDDEKAARAAAIQDALRLATDVPLACARTCRAVIDLCEGIAERGNLNVVSDAGVAVLAAQAGLRSAALNVYVNAKAIEDRTFAEGRLADLARALDGADALTERVYGLVKSKLT; this comes from the coding sequence ATGGCCCAGGATCTTCGCCAGGATCTTCACTCCGAGGACACGATCCCGGGCTTTCTCGACGCGCTCGCGAGCGAGCGCCCGACCCCCGGCGGCGGCGGCGCGGCGGCGATTTCCGGCGCCATGGGGGCCGCCCTGGTCTCGATGGTCTGCAACCTCACCATCGGCAAGAAGAAGTACGCCGAGGTCGAGGCCGAGATGATCGCGACCCGCGACCGCGCCGAAGCCTTGCGGGCGGAGCTCACCGGCATGATCGCCGAGGACGTGAGCGCCTTCAACGCGGTGATGGGCGCCTACGGGCTGCCGAAGGCGACCGACGACGAGAAGGCGGCCCGCGCCGCCGCGATCCAGGACGCCCTGCGGCTCGCCACCGACGTGCCGCTCGCCTGCGCCAGAACCTGCCGGGCGGTGATCGATCTGTGCGAGGGGATCGCCGAGCGCGGCAACCTCAACGTGGTCAGCGACGCGGGCGTCGCGGTGCTGGCCGCCCAGGCCGGCCTGCGCAGCGCCGCCCTCAACGTCTATGTGAACGCCAAGGCCATTGAGGACCGGACCTTCGCGGAGGGCCGCCTCGCCGACCTCGCGCGGGCGCTCGACGGGGCCGACGCCCTGACCGAGCGGGTCTACGGCCTGGTGAAGTCGAAGCTGACCTAA
- the uvrC gene encoding excinuclease ABC subunit UvrC: MSRQPGNDVPPDALDTIEDDDEAVDALDTAPEIDFDLDAGAGAIQAGTAVIRRFWTTLPTSPGVYRMFDAKGDVLYVGKAKNLKNRVGSYARGQAHTNRIARMIAETASMEFVTTATETEALLLEANLIKQLKPRFNVLMRDDKSLPYILLTADSNAPQLVKHRGARRRAGHYYGPFASVWAVNRTVNALQRAFLLRSCSDSYFENRTRPCLLYQIKRCSGPCTNEISVEDYAGLAAEARGFLSGKSNAVKERMAAEMQAASDAWEFEKAARYRDRIAALAAIQGVQGVNTQGIEEADVFALDEQAGQFCIEVFFFRNWQNWGNRAYFPKADRSMSPAEVLASFLAQFYDDKPAPRLVLTSHEIEDAELLAAALSTRAENRVEIHAPKRAERKNLVDYAARNAREALGRRLADTASQGKLLAALGTSFNLAAAPRRIEVYDNSHIMGTNAVGAMIVAGPTGFMKTHYRTFTIKSEEVKPGDDYGMMREVLQRRFARLVKEHPRTKAEAAMAAAEGGPAEPEPAPDPADPDVFPAWPDLVLIDGGRGQLEAARKALDEVGVTDVPLVGIAKGRDRDAGRETFFVPGQAPFRLPPRDPTLYFVQRLRDEAHRFAIGAHRAKRKREMVKNPLDEIPGVGPTRKRALLHHFGTVKAIERAALEDLAKAPGVNAATARAVYDFFHTDA, translated from the coding sequence ATGAGCCGACAGCCTGGGAACGACGTGCCGCCCGACGCCCTCGACACGATCGAGGACGACGACGAGGCGGTGGACGCCCTCGACACCGCCCCCGAGATCGACTTCGACCTCGATGCCGGCGCCGGCGCGATCCAGGCCGGCACCGCGGTGATCCGTCGGTTCTGGACCACCCTGCCGACTTCGCCGGGCGTCTACCGGATGTTCGACGCCAAGGGCGACGTGCTCTACGTCGGCAAGGCCAAGAACCTGAAGAACCGCGTCGGGTCCTACGCGCGGGGCCAGGCGCACACCAACCGCATCGCCCGGATGATCGCCGAGACGGCCTCGATGGAGTTCGTCACCACGGCGACCGAGACCGAGGCGCTGCTGCTCGAAGCGAACCTCATCAAGCAGCTGAAGCCCCGCTTCAACGTGCTGATGCGGGACGACAAGTCCCTGCCCTACATCCTGCTCACCGCCGATTCCAACGCGCCGCAGCTCGTCAAGCATCGCGGGGCGCGGCGTCGCGCCGGCCATTATTACGGCCCCTTCGCCAGCGTCTGGGCGGTGAACCGCACGGTCAACGCGCTCCAGCGCGCCTTCCTGCTGCGCTCCTGCTCCGACAGCTACTTCGAGAACCGCACGCGGCCGTGCCTGCTCTACCAGATCAAGCGCTGCTCGGGCCCCTGCACCAACGAGATCTCGGTCGAGGACTATGCCGGCCTCGCCGCGGAAGCGCGGGGGTTTCTCTCGGGCAAGTCCAACGCCGTGAAGGAGCGCATGGCCGCCGAGATGCAGGCCGCCTCCGACGCCTGGGAGTTCGAGAAGGCGGCGCGCTACCGCGACCGCATCGCCGCGCTCGCCGCCATCCAGGGCGTGCAGGGCGTGAACACGCAAGGGATCGAGGAGGCCGACGTCTTCGCCCTCGACGAGCAGGCCGGCCAGTTCTGCATCGAGGTGTTCTTCTTCCGCAACTGGCAGAACTGGGGCAACCGGGCCTACTTTCCGAAGGCCGACCGCAGCATGAGCCCGGCCGAGGTGCTGGCCTCGTTCCTGGCCCAGTTCTACGACGACAAGCCGGCGCCCCGCCTCGTGCTGACCTCGCACGAGATCGAGGATGCGGAGCTGCTCGCCGCCGCGCTCTCGACCAGGGCCGAGAACCGGGTCGAGATCCACGCCCCGAAGCGCGCCGAGCGCAAGAACCTCGTCGACTACGCCGCCCGCAACGCCCGCGAGGCGTTGGGCAGGCGCCTCGCCGACACCGCCTCGCAGGGCAAGCTGCTCGCCGCCCTCGGCACGTCGTTCAACCTCGCCGCGGCGCCGCGGCGGATCGAGGTCTACGACAACTCGCACATCATGGGGACGAACGCCGTCGGCGCGATGATCGTCGCGGGCCCCACCGGCTTCATGAAGACCCATTACCGCACCTTCACCATCAAGTCCGAGGAGGTGAAGCCCGGCGACGATTACGGCATGATGCGCGAGGTGCTGCAGCGCCGCTTCGCGCGCCTGGTCAAGGAGCATCCGCGCACCAAGGCGGAGGCGGCGATGGCCGCTGCCGAGGGTGGGCCGGCAGAGCCGGAGCCGGCGCCCGATCCGGCGGACCCGGACGTGTTTCCGGCCTGGCCCGACCTGGTGCTGATCGACGGCGGCCGCGGTCAGCTCGAAGCGGCCCGAAAGGCCCTCGACGAGGTCGGGGTGACCGACGTGCCGCTCGTCGGCATCGCCAAGGGGCGCGACCGCGACGCGGGCCGCGAGACCTTCTTCGTGCCCGGCCAGGCGCCGTTCCGGCTGCCGCCGCGGGATCCGACGCTCTACTTCGTCCAGCGCCTGCGCGACGAGGCCCACCGCTTCGCCATCGGGGCGCACCGGGCCAAGCGGAAGCGCGAGATGGTGAAGAACCCCCTCGACGAGATCCCGGGGGTGGGCCCGACCCGCAAGCGCGCGCTCCTGCACCATTTCGGGACGGTGAAGGCGATCGAGCGGGCGGCCCTGGAGGATCTCGCCAAGGCGCCGGGCGTCAATGCCGCCACCGCCCGGGCGGTCTACGACTTCTTCCATACCGATGCGTGA